A window of Calliopsis andreniformis isolate RMS-2024a chromosome 3, iyCalAndr_principal, whole genome shotgun sequence contains these coding sequences:
- the LOC143177299 gene encoding protein amnionless, whose translation MECRIYYFSILFSFAMKLTSALEKYWLPDLEWQTAKNWMDNQLPEIDSHVIFPLETRHAVGMMNSGDFRLSGIDLARTGSLILPRDGHLKLSESRGSSTKISQWSKEGHFFWADPQNWNGSSEAAPHLEQVPCRQDDIVLPAKNRAFSVLLPMKEIEVRSIRTSEEKHTLSSWQWTDMENRRVFDKGIFTVKYAQYSCDKCPCQVDPDGYYLEEICAIERPRCGFIPCEFPLKVEGHCCRYCGGRLSLSGKASLSMVRAAASEALEGFEGRIAWHVRHGGDGTVEVLIKEKRDYVGIDILEAVENMKKTLLSMKIEVLYVETAGAALKDHRLAAVLVPLLGIPLIILLLVFLGFMAFGYSFKYTFSSFVEIFFSIRDGVRVDKPQGRKPFSFARFENTSEGNVQIAEPAGSNVQEIGKDENRTEKPSGGRFENPLYRSRRKREEEKEILSMEAPLSLATLRDKVEDRIEEMEIDIDE comes from the exons ATGGAATGTCGAATTTATTACTTCTCCATATTATTCAGTTTTGCGATGAAATTGACTTCTGCTCTTGAGAAATACTGGCTGCCAGATTTGGAATGGCAAACTGCAAAAAACTGGATGGATAATCAGCTACCAGAGATTGACAGCCATGTGATCTTCCCTTTGGAGACCAGACACGCTGTGGGCATGATGAATTCTGGCGATTTTAGGCTTTCTGGGATCGATTTAGCTAGAactggatcccttattttaccTAGGGATGGACATTTGAAG CTGAGCGAATCAAGAGGATCATCGACGAAAATCAGTCAATGGTCGAAAGAAGGTCATTTCTTTTGGGCAGATCCCCAAAATTGGAACGGGAGTTCAGAAGCTGCTCCTCACCTAGAGCAAGTCCCTTGTCGTCAAGACGACATCGTTCTTCCAGCCAAGAATCGAGCGTTTAGCGTTTTATTACCAATGAAAGAAATAGAAGTGAGATCAATCAGGACGTCAGAAGAGAAGCATACTTTGTCATCTTGGCAATGGACAGACATGGAGAACCGCAGGGTGTTCGACAAAGGGATATTCACTGTCAA ATACGCACAGTATAGTTGTGACAAGTGTCCTTGTCAGGTGGACCCGGATGGCTACTACTTGGAAGAAATTTGTGCAATAGAGAGACCAAGATGTGGATTTATTCCTTGTGAATTCCCATTAAAG GTGGAAGGCCACTGTTGTCGATATTGCGGCGGTCGACTATCTTTGTCGGGGAAAGCGTCTTTGTCGATGGTACGAGCAGCGGCCAGCGAAGCCTTGGAAGGATTCGAGGGAAGAATTGCGTGGCACGTCAGACACGGCGGGGACGGAACAGTCGAGGTTCTGATAAAAGAAAAGCGCGACTACGTGGGCATCGATATCCTCGAAGCTGTGGAAAATATGAAGAAGACCTTGCTAA GTATGAAAATTGAGGTACTTTACGTAGAAACTGCAGGTGCAGCTTTGAAGGACCACCGGCTGGCCGCTGTACTTGTTCCACTTCTTGGAATACCTTTAATCATTCTTCTTCTGGTTTTCCTTGGTTTCATGGCTTTCGGGTACTCTTTTAAATA cACTTTTTCGAGCTTCGTAGAAATTTTCTTCTCAATTCGAGACGGAGTGCGAGTGGATAAGCCTCAGGGCAGGAAACCATTCAGTTTTGCTCGTTTCGAAAATACTTCAGAGGGAAATGTGCAAATAGCTGAGCCAGCGGGCAGCAACGTGCAGGAAATAGGAAAGGACGAGAATAGGACCGAGAAACCTTCTGGCGGGAGGTTTGAAAACCCTCTTTACAGATCGAGGAGGAAACGCGAGGAAGAAAAAGAGATTCTCAGTATGGAAGCTCCACTTAGTCTCGCCACGCTGAGAGACAAAGTGGAGGATCGTATAGAGGAAATGGAAATTGATATCGATGAATGA